The sequence ttaCATTCTCTGAGAcaatttaatttgtaaattgaTGACATTGGGTTAATTGTTAAATGAACAACAGTAGGTAATAGAGTGAATCATTAGGAATTATAAGATTAACATGATgatggaagaaaaaataaaaaaagaaaaatttatgaatttgaatCTCTTCCTAATGacattcaaaaaagaaaaaaagaaaacagagtGAACCGTTTCACAATTAGGTATAAGGTAATTAATGCAAGTGACCTCCATGTTTTGGATGAGGAAGAACTAATGTCCAAGTTGGTGTGAAGGTAACAATTATCTTGATTGGAAATTAAGAAATAGAGGACAGGAAAACGTGCAAGGTGGGTGCTTAATAATACTGTATACTAGGAGACATCCTTAAGTGTAGGGCTTCCACTCACTACACACATGTACTCATCCCTATTTAACTTCGCCATGGTCATTGCCTAACTTGAGAACGACCACGTACGCCTTAATGGCGTGTTTGAATTACTTGTGCCAACTTTTATTTCCAGCAAGCAATAATGTCTTTACTTTTACGATGAAATGATCTCGAATTTCGTGCCACCGCAAATTGAGGAAAAACAAACACGTACTTATTCAGGTTCTCAGCATTCACCAAAAGGCACCATCCTAACTTTGAGACTCTAATTTCTCAACATAAAAGGCTTATACTCTCATGCCAACTTAATCAAGGGTTTTGCTTTAAATACTAATGTACGAGTGCATTCTTGACTCGACCCTCCGTATGTAACTGACtacatgttttttctttcttttttattaaaaaaataggagaaattattgagttttttttttttgaaaggcaaaaatttattaaggatAATTGGCAACACAAGGTGTGTTCCAACAACCAAACAAATTATTAAGTAGCTTATTGAAATTATCATAACCCACATTAATCTCTATATAGCATGTATTTTTGAAACaccttttttcttctaaaaaaacagCTGAAATCCCAAACATGCTTGCAGGGaagtgttattaattaattttctcttgtaaattaaaaaatttaaatatgtatcTTGTAAAGATTGGTCAAGACCATAAATACATAATGATTTTAGATTACTTagtaatttttctaattttagggTATAAGGATATGATACCCTAATTCAACGAAGGAAAAACGTTTTTAATgagtttttcataattttaaggattaaaatgatCTATGCTTACTATTTTAACTACTAATATTATGTTTTACTCTTTTATTGAATATGCATGTTTCTTAAGAAAGATTCATCACACCAAGATGCTTGCACAGATTACTTTGCAATGTTCACAAGCATATTCTGTATGATCGTACATgctgttaattttatatatagctAGCTTTTCCCCTTATGTAATAATCATAACagtttaaagaaagaaaaactctaCTGTAAAAACATGATTGCAGTTTGCAGCATATTTACTCCACTCCATATGAAGAACAGTTCGTGTCATGTGAAGTCTATCTGCATGCCGGGACTAAAAGGGGAAAGTCTAGCTGAATTTAacctaaaaagaaataattgcaTATCATTATTGGATCAGCATAGGTAATTGAGTGATGGAATGTGGATCAATCATTGTTATAACCAGCACGAGTCATTGTATTTGAGggatttatgttaaaaaaaaaaccacaagtACTGCATGCTGAAATGCCAAGGGATGCTTCTGGTATCAACATTATGATGCTGGCTTTGCTGTAATAAACTTTAGTCAATGCAAATTCAAAACCAGGTTAATTATTAGTTGCATGTTAATTTGTTTTCAGCATTAAAAATATTCGTACTTCGGATGAGTGTTCTTATTGTCTTCACTTGGATTGAATCGATGAATTGTGGTCCACAATAATAATTGGCATCGGCCAGTAGATTATATTATACAATTTCAAcagttaaagaaaattacaagATTATTTGATAGAAAAATTTTCACGGAGGactcatttgaaaaataaagggttaaaaataaaagagaaaatcatgaattttttaggaacaaaaatttaattaagcttgagaataatattgaaaattttaacacGAATGGGTTTACGAATTTTAAGTGTCATGtgattcagtttttttttactttatttttatttttccctctCACCTACCCATGATTTGCAACCCTgcgaattaatatttaatattgttcCCAACTTCCCATGGAATGAGTGCCGTGCCTTTTTCGTGAAGGATTTCATAAAAGTAATTACTAAGAGCTATCGTTCCTCtttcaattaaaatactaaaatataaagtttgtgAACGTATTACTCATGCTTCCAGGTGTTGCTTCTTCGTGAAAAACAGTCTTCAACTGACAGtactattttttcaaaataaaattacactCTTCAAGTCCTCCAATCATACGAATGACTATATCTTTAAGAAATGACTTAAGCTtcattaattattgtaaaaatttgCTCCGAAGTATAATTATTTACCACAACAGACTATATCATTATTTGACATCATAATTGGAAAATAGTACGTAATAGAAACGATTtgaatgtttaaatttaaaattaataatgtttaagtcgtcatatattttaatataatttttattgcaaaaatatagtttaactAAATCATAAAAGAAGCCAAACTAATGGACACGTtcgatttgtaattttttagtattcgttgttttaaaaaatatttaatattgacTAGGCAATCTTAATATGTGTcaacaataatatataacaGAGTGCTTATATGTAAAGTAGTGGATTTTATCCCCAGTATATGAAGTGAAAAATCAGAGGCAGAACATTTAGAATATTCATTGTCTGAGGGGGAACATAAACCTTCTGCGATCCACCAATTGAACCATGACCGTATTCAGAAATAAGCAAGGTCCCttttcaacatattttttgGTCGAGGCTTGCAAGGTTTTCTACTTTTGGATTCCAGACAGCAAATTCATAAGAtgcttattcttaaaaaattcagACTATattgatacttttttttctttaccatttgcatttattttttgcattctttttcttattttcaacttGAGAAGATTCATGAAGATGCTGATATATTGCTAAATGGACCAAATCGGCCAAGTGATTCATTTGGAtgctattaatatattttgtagtcTATAACAATAGGGAGAACCAAAGCTTTTATAGGCCAGTTGATTTGGTACCCATACCATAACACATGTGGGTCTACATGTATCCAAGtctttaattttcatgtttctAACTTCTGCAATCACTACAAGTCTACACTAATTAAGTCATACAAGACACTCTGATTtctcttttgtatttttataacattatatTAAGTTGAATTTATTGATGAAAGTTAAGGTTTGAGCATGCAACTTGATATGTGATAGCACAACCATGCGACCCCCACAATTATTGTGTAAAAAATTTGTTAGGTTGGATAAGATTTAGTGGACAGTTTCGAATGAAACGGATTTATTCACGAAAAATTTGATCAGAAAATGTGGAACACAGATGGTTTTGTCGCATTTGTGCAACAAAAAATGATACTTATTTTGGTCAACCATATATAGCAGATCATAATTGCATTAGATAATTTCTCACTTAAAGCAAACGGATGAAGATAATCTTTTCAATCTTTGATCTGCATGAAAGAAAGTCCATGGCCCCACAGAGCACTAAACCAGTGATTTTGacataaagagagagagagcgagGTGAATcccattttcttttcattaggAAATGGTTGGGACACAAGAAGTTCTGCACGACCAAACAATATAAATGTGAATGTATCATAGCATGCAAATGGCAATTCAGCATTTGTTCAAAGGCACAGCCCTAGTGCCTTATCTCATatcaaaaactaaataaaaacaaCCAACTTGGGACCCCCCACTATAAAGGGTGGCCATGAGAATTCATATTGTGTCATCACTAGTGTAGATGGTGGCATCTCCTATTTCTACAAGTGTGCCCCACTTCCCACACTACCAATGACCCTCATGATTCTCAAAGCTCAAAAGGGCACTATccaacaccacacatggggtGCCACCACACAGGATCATGATGTTGATGTAacccttctctctctaaaaaCCCTCAACCAGCTTGTCCCATTTTTGCTTATGTAATACAAATATTTCCTGTTTCATGCTCTGAGAGATCAAAGAGAAGGTTTTCTTTCTCAAACTTGGTGGATTTGGTCATGGAGAAAAGCAAGTCATTCCCTGAATACTCCTGCTCTTACACTGAATTTGGGTTCAGTGAAAGATCCAACTCATACAATTTCAATGGGCCAAACCAGAAGGGAAATGGGTTTTCTGCATCAAGTGATCCAGAACtcaagagaaagaagagaatcAAGGCCTATAATGTGTTGACAGTGGAGGGAAAGCTTAAAACAAGTGTCAGAAACAGCTTCAAGTGGATCAAGAACAAGTTCAGTGACATTCGCTATGGTGTGTGAACTATATGACCAAACATAAGAGTTGCTTGCCATGGGGCTAGCATGTGTTCAGTAATATCAACTTTGAAGGTAAGGCCTTTATAAAGGAAAATGTTGCAGTGGTGTATTTGTGAGGTAAGAtgttatgcataaaaaaatgatgagaggACTAGCTGGGTTGGAATATGTATATGTTCTGCAAACAAGGGTTTCTT comes from Glycine soja cultivar W05 chromosome 20, ASM419377v2, whole genome shotgun sequence and encodes:
- the LOC114402261 gene encoding uncharacterized protein LOC114402261: MEKSKSFPEYSCSYTEFGFSERSNSYNFNGPNQKGNGFSASSDPELKRKKRIKAYNVLTVEGKLKTSVRNSFKWIKNKFSDIRYGV